The window TCATACACGCGCAGTCCGTCCTCGCCGTTGGCGGTGTAGAGATACTCGCCGCGCAACTGCAGGCTGCGGATATTGGTGCCGCCGTGCTCGTATGCAGTTGCCAGTTCCTTGCCGTTCTGCAGGTGCCGTTGATAGTCGTCGGGATAGGCGAGCTTCTGCAAATAGCTGCCGATCACCGCCTGGGGCTCGTCATCTTCCGTCACTTTCACTGCGGCCAGGCCGTGCGGCCCGAGGCCGGCGTAAACGTATTTGCCCATGAAATTGACGGTGTTGGTGCCCTGCAACAACACCTGCGCCAGCCAGGCGTTGTTGTCATTCTGCTCGGAAAGATGGCAGTCCGTGCAGGTGCGGGTTTCGGTGGTGCGCACGGTGTGCGGAAAATGGGGATTGAACGCCTGGCTGCTGTAACCCGGCGCGGAAATCGGCACTTGTTGATTGTAAATCTGCTCGCGACTGGCATTGCGCGAGCTGAGCATCACCGCGCTGGAGGAACGCGCCGGCGCATACTTGTTGCCTTTGGTCGTCGCGTTGCGGCACAGCATGAAGGCGTCGTCGCGCAACACCTGCGGGTTGTAGGTCGTCCAGTTGCGCGATTCTCCGCCTTCGAAGTGATTCATCGCTTTTTTCCAGTTCGCCTGCTGCGGCAGATGGCAGCCGAAGCAATTCGTCACCCACGAGCTGTGGCAGGTGTAGCATTCCATCTTTTGCGGGCCGTGCGCCAGTTGCGACTCGCTCATCGGCCGCGCCCAGGTCACACCGCCGGTGGCCACCAGCTTGGCCGCAGCCGCCTTGGCATTGTAATGCTTGCTCGCGGGATCGACGATGTCCGCCACCTGGGGAATCTCCCATTGCAGGGAATCGTGCACCATCGAGCGTTGGAAAACGCGATCGCCGCGCTTGATGAAGCGGCGTTCGCCGAAGGGCGTCAACCGGTCGAGCAGTGCAGTGCCGCCGGCCGGCGCCGCCAATCCTGAAGTCAGCAGCGTGGCCCGCTGCGTCACCGTGCCGTGGCAATCGACGCATTGGATCTCGATCGCGTTGTGAAACTCGCCGTAGAGCTTGCCGTTGCCGTGATTGTCCTGGGTGGTGTGGCAATCGACGCAGTGCATGCCCTTCTCCGCGTGAATGTCTTTGAGGTGCACGGCTTTCTGCGCGGTGCGGCATGCTTCATCGCAATAGGCCTTGCTGCCGTCGGCGAGCGGGACGACGCCGTGAAATTTGTGCGGCGCGTCGGGTGGAATCGCTGCGCCGTTCTGATCCAGCAGGTTGCCGCGCCGGTCGCGCTTGAACACCGCGCGAAAGATCCAGCCGTGGCCGTGATAGTCCGCCAATTGCGTGGTCTTGAGCTTGGGATTCAGCCGCGTGACCGTGCGCAGAAAATCCGGATCGCCCCAGTTGCCGCGCAACACCGCCTCCTCGGGATTGGCGGCGAGCAGCTTGAAAGCCTCCTCGGAGGAAAGCTGCTGCTGTTGCTTGGGATACATGAACTGGCCGTCGCTCTCGTAATCCCACATTTGAAATCCGAGAAACGTATTCATGAAGCCATTGGGCTGATGCATGTGACACACCATGCACTGGCTGGTGGGAATCGCGCGCGTGAATTGGTGACGAATCGGATGTCCGGATTCCCGCTGGGAGATGGTGGTATCGGCGGTTTGCGAGTAGCCGCGATTGCCGAACTTCGCATAAGGCCCCGCGTGCACCGGCGAACGATCATTGGCATACACCACATGGCAGGCAGAGCAGCCGCTCGAGCGATAGTCGCCGGGATGATCGTTGGTACCCAGAAACGAAAGATGCGGATCGTTCAGCCGGGTTTTGTGAATGTTGAGCAGCGGCGAGCTGATCAGCAACTGCGTTCCCAAGCCGCGATCGCTGAGCTTGTTGTCGGGTTTGCCCGGTTCTTCCAGCGGGTTGGGCAGGCCAATGTCCGAGGGATTGATGCGCGGCACGCGGCCGCCGCGTTCGAAGCTGCGGAAGTTGTCGCCCGGCTGGGAAATCTCCCAGCGCGGCAGGGGCAGGAGAAAGGGCAGCACGCCTTTTTGCAGCTCTTCCGGCGTGGGCGGCGGCACGGTGTTGAGGCGTTGCGGCTCGCCTGCGCGGCTGTAACTTTCTCCGAGCAGGTAGTTCTTGGCGGAGAGAATGCCGTTGTTGTAAGCCGCGCCGCCCCACAACAGCGCGGAGTGCGTCATCATGCTTTTCTTGACGCGCAACACTTCCTGGGCATGGCAGCCGCCGCAGGCCTCCTGCGCCACCCGCAAATCGCTGGGATTGACAAAGCGGATGAATTCCGGCTTCTCCTCGTTGAGCAGAGTGTAAGAACGCTCCGGATTGGCCGAGCTTGGCCATTGGTCTGGATGGCGCGGCTGCACGTGCGCCTTTTTGAGTGTCGTGGCTTCGGCATCGCCGCCGTGGCAATCGGTGCAGCCGATCTTGATGGCAGTATTGCGGTGCATTGGCTCGATGCCACGGTGGCAGGTCAGGCAGCCTCTGCTTTTGCGATCTGCCTGGCGCTGCGTCTGTTTCATCAGATCGGTTTGGGCAAATGCCGTGGCCGCCGTCAACAGGCAGGCCAGAAGGTATGGCCGTATTCTCATGTCCTCTGTTCAGTAGGTGAAAACCAGCGAGGCAAACACCGAGTACAGCATCTGCGGTGACTGATAAATGTCGATGAATCCGCCGAAGGGCCGGAGCGCGGTTGCCGAAATGGTGATGATAGCATTATTGTTCAAAAAAGGTCGATAGATGAAACCCAGGCCAAAATCCAGCCCGATGTCATTGCGAATTGTGGATTGATTCAAAAACTGCTGCAATGGCGCGGTGGTGGCAAAGCGCAGATAGTTGGCATTCAACACGCTGCGCAGCTTGGGCGTCCATTCCGCCTCCCAGGCAAGATTGAACAGCAGCAAGCCGGGATTGACGAAATTGGGCTGCCCCTGCGTCTTGCTGCTGCGCAGATTGGGCAGGAGACTCTGACGATTCACCAAATTCACGCCCAACAGGCGAATGCCTTGCAGATTCCAGAAACTGAACGGCCCGCCGGCAAAGAATGGCTGATCGACAATGGCATCGAAGCCGCGGCCAACGCCGTCAAATGGCTTGGCATCTCCGGAGGAATAGAACACCGAGGCTTTGTAGCGTTTCCAATCTTGATCAATTGAAAGTTCCAACGCTGCCATTTGTGCATTGATGCGCACGCGCCGGCCGGCAAGTTGATTCCGGCTGTCACTGCCTACCACTTGATAGAAAGCATGGTTGATATTCCAGCGGCCGAGATGGCCGTCGCCCGTCCAGCCGAGATAAAAAGCACGCACCGTGTGCGGCGTTGCCGTGCCGATCAGTGCCGGCCGTGTGGGAAAGCCGTTGGTATCAACGTAGATGCTGGCGCGATCGACGTTGTAATGCAGGCTCCATTGCGCGGTGTAACCGAGGGTGAGAAAGTCCTGGCGGTACAAATTCACCAAATAGACCTGTTGATTGCGATCATCGAAAACGGTATTGAGCTCGCTGTTGGTGTCCTTTTCCAACTGATAAAAATAGGCGAGGTTGTATTGATAGTGATTTGAATGAAAATTGCCGAACAAACGGCCGCCGAGATTGAAGTCACTGAAGACAAAGCCGCGAAAGTCGCTGAACATACGCTGAATGCCGGCTTTGAATGAAATGAAATCATAGCGGTCGCTGAGATTGAGCAAATGCTTTTCCAGCGACAATTCCTGCAAAGCGAGCTGCCGGTCGCTGCGATCAGTGCGGTTGCGCGGGCTGATGCGGGCGACATTGCTTTCCCGCAAATCGAGGTAGTTGAAATTGAACGCCGGCGTCACGCGCAGCTCCCAATCGCGCGGCCGGAAGGCGGTGTCGCCGTGATAAAGATCGAAGGTCAGTCGCAACGTCTCGCTGGCGAGCGTGCGGTCGCCGGCGCCGAAGAAATTCTGGCTCTGCGCATTGGCGGTGCTCACGCCGCTGGGCGTCGGCAGCCGCGCGGCCTCGATGAAATTGTCGGCGCTGGCGGTGAAAATCAAAAACGTGTTTTGCCCGAACAGCGGCCGATCACCCTTGAGCTTGTTTTGATTGTAGGGATCATACCACCGGCCCTTGACATTGAGTTCATAGGGCGGCGGTTTGATGCTCTGCCAGCGGTCGGTTACCGGCTCAAAATCTTTCGGCATTGCTGCCGGTTTGGCAGGCAGGGCAGGGCGGCGGGTTGCAGTGGACCGGCGCGGCCGCGTTTCCACCACTTTGCGCGCCCGGACTTGGGAGGAGTCCCGCAGCGCGCGCCGCTGCGCCCACGCCTCATTCCTCGCAGCATCGAGCCAGCCCAGGCCCACCATCACCAACATAACGAACAGCAAACTCTGCTTGCACTCTCTCATGTCACACTCACGGCAATTCCGGCTGGCGGGGAAATTTGAGGTAAGGCAGCTTGACATTGCGATAGGCGTATTGATCGGTGCGGAGGGCCGGCGGTGCCTCGAAGCCCAGCGCGCCGCCGGCTGCGATGTAATCGTCCTGATCGACGCCATCGCCGCTGACGCCGAGGCCGCCCGCGAGCTGGCCGTTTTTGTAAAGCGGAATGCCGCCGGGAAAAATCTGAATGCCGTTGACGAACGGCGACCGGACCGGCATGGTCTGCTGCAACGTGAAGTCAAACTGCGCATCGACGTTTTGGTAGAACGGGCCGCTTTCCACCGGCTGGGTTTGCGGTTGCGCGCCGAGATCGATGCCCGGCGGAAAGTAGCGCTGGCTGAGAAATCCGAAGGCGCGCGTGCTCACCGCCAGCGGCGCGCCGGCGGGCAAGCCCAGCAGCGTACGCATCTGCTGACCGAGGGTATCATTGGGATCGCTGAACGCCACGGCTGAGCGCGCCTTTTGCGCGGCCACGTCGAAGCTGAACATGGTGGCATCCGCCATGCGCCAGATGCCGAGCAGCGTGCCGTCGACATCCGACACTGCGACCACGACGCGCGCCGCGCTGCCCAACGGCCGGCGAATCGCCGCGCGCGTGCGATTGGCGCGCGCCACCGCCTGGTTGATAATCTGACGCACCTCGCCGGCGGTCAACACGCTGCCGCCTTTGATGCGATAGTCATGCGCGGCATCCAGCATCACCTCGCCTTCCATCGGCATACTAGGCGGCGGCGTCGGCCGTATCGGAAAACCGGGATCGACCGTGCCGCGCGCCGCCAGGCTGTCGAAAGTCAGACTGAAATTGAAGGCCGGCGGCTGGGTGTTGGCGTAGAGCAGTTGGATGCCGTCGAGCATGATGGTGTCCCCGCGCTTGTCGCTGGAAACTTCATAGCCGCGCACGGCGGCCAGCGCAATGATCTCGTCCCGGCTGACGCCCTGGCAATAATTGAACATGGTGTTGAGCAGGTTGCCGGCGACCGCGGGATTGACATTGGCGGCCACGAACGTATCCGAGCCGCCGCTGATGCCCAAGCCGCCGGCGAGCGCACCGTTTTTGAAAATCGGCACGCCGCCGGAAATGCTGGTCAAGCCCGGAATGTTGCGCGGGTTGGGTTGCGGCGGCCCGAGCGGCGGCAGCGGTGCACCGTTGGGCTGCACATCACCGGTGGCAAGCTGGGAGAACGGCACGCCGAACAGCGGCCCGGCCGCGGTGTTACTGGCGGCCGGCGGGAAATGACCGCGCGTGATGAAGCAGGCGGTGAGGGTGGTGAAGCCGTGTTGATTGCTGCTCAAATAGGCGGCGGTGCGCGCTTTGGCGATCTCGCCGAGCAGCGCCTGCGCCGCCGGTGCCGCCTGTCCCGCGCCATTCATGTGAAAGACGCCCAGCACGTTGCCTTCACGGTCGACCACCGCGACGTTGATCTTCTCATTCATTTGCCCGGCCACTGCGACCGCTTGCGCCATCAACCGCTGTACGTCCGTTTCCGTCAACGCGGGGGGCTGCGCCGGCAGGGTTGCCTGCATCGGCATGCTGCGCGGACTGCAGCCGTTGAGCGCCAGGACGAACGTGTACAGCGCAAAGAAGAAAAAGAGGACGAACAGGCACCTGGCCTGCCAGCTTGCACCACCCTCACGGCGAAGCTTGTTTTGCCTGATCAAGGATGACATGCGGCGTGTTGCTCCTGCGATGGTTTGAATGAAAAACACTTTCCTGGCGGCACGGCTTGATCAACGCCCACCGGCGTCCGGCAGGCGTGAGTTGGCGGCGGACACAGCGGACAACAGGCGGGCAGCCACCGTGCCGAAGCGGAGCGCGGCCGGCAGTGCCACCTCCGTTTCGCGCGCGATGGCCTCCCGGCCCACAAAGGTGTGATTGCGGCTGTCCAAATCACGCACGCTGACGGTGTTGGATTTCACGATCAGCACGGCGTGACGGCGGGAAATGGAGGGATCATCGATGCAGACGGTGCAATCGGGCGCGCGGCCCACGAGATTCTCACCGGCGGCCAGCGGGAAGTTTTGCACTTCGCCGCCGGCTTTCTGCACTTCCAGCAACAGAGCCGTGCGACCGGCCGCGACGGGCGCTTCGACTCTCGTTTTCTCCGGCGCGGCGGCCGCGAACGGCAGTTCGCCGAGCGTCACCGGCACTGCTTCGATCAGGGTGCGGCCAATGCTCGAGCGGCGGCGCCGTTTGGTGGTTTTACCTTTGGCGAATGCCGGTCTTGACGGCGCGGGCGAAGAGGGCTTCTGCGCCAGCACCTTGAAACCATTGCCCGGCGCTGCCGCTTTGGCCGCGGCCTCGGCCACTTGAAACACGAAGTCGAACTTCCCGGCAAAGGTGATGACGTGCAAACGTCCCAGTTTTTCGCGGCCGCTCACCCGCCGGCCGTCGAGCTGGGTGCCGTTGCGGCTGCCCAAATCTTCCAGCACGTAACAGCGCTGCGCCTCCTCCCAAAAGATGCGCGCATGCCGGTCGGAAATGACCGGCGGCTCGAGTACGATGTGATTGTCGCCGCTTTTCCCGATCAACGCTTGTTTGCCGATCGCGAAGCTGGCGCCGGCGAGCATGCCGGTCGTGCAGAACAGTCTGGCTTTCATGGCTGATCTTCCGCTGCCGCGGGGCACCGACAAGTTGCGCCAAATGGGCGAGATGTCGCCTTCTGACAAAAAGTGTTCCTGCAACGGCTTGGCCGTTGCATCAAGATTCTCTGAGTTTCCACGACGCTCGCAGTTTTGCAAACCTCGGCTCAGCCGAAGTCAGAGCATTTTCGGACGGGCGCTCATGCCCTGTCACCTTGCAGAGTATATCCGCCACCGCTGAAGAAACCGCCTGGGCGCTTGGCCCGAAGCGCGCACAAGCCGAATCAAACTCGCTCCTGTTCATGACGAAGCGCCCGGGCGGTGGTAACAGGCCATGAGTCAATCAACATACAACAGCAGGCTCGCCCGATTGGTTTTGTTCGGATGATAATAGTGGCACGTCACGCAGCGATTCGAGGTTTCCGCGGCATTGTGGCAGCCGCGGCAATTCTCGATGCCCGGCACATTCTGAATCGCGGCGCGATCGGCCGCCGCCGCGGTGGCGGTGACCGGTTCGAACATCGGGATGGCGGTGTGGCATTCCAGACAGCGCCGCTGCAGAATGTGAGCGCGATGATCGAACTCGGCGCGCCGCAAGATCTGCTGATCCTTTTGCACCCGCTGAATGGCGGCATTGGCCACCACGTGGCAGCGCTGGCAGTTGCGCGTGAGATTGTCGGCCAGGCCGAGAATCGCCTGGGCTTGCGCCGGCGAGACTTGCGCATTGGGTTGCAGGGCGGACCGGAACAGCCTGGCATCTTTCGCGGCAAACTCTTGACGGCGGATCTTGTTCTGCGCGACTTTGAGCAGGGAATCCAAGCGCACCAATTCTTTCCGCATTTCCGGTTCGGGGCGTGAGCGCAGCGCTTCGGCTTGGCGGCGCAGAGTCTGCAAGGCCTCGTCATAAACCGGCTGCAGCGCCGGCGCACCTGCTGCAGCCGGGCCGCCGGCCTTGATCAAATCCGCCAAGCCGTTTTCAGGATAAAGCAGGCGGCGCAGCGAGCGCAGATTCTCCAGGATCCAGGGGTCGGCGTGGCGCACGGGAGATTTCACCACCCGGTTGCCGGATTTGATTTGAAACTCACCCGCACTGAGATTTTTCACCCACGCCAAAGCCGGGCCGCCGCGCCGGCGCATCTCTTCGAGCAACTCGACGCCCGGCGCCGGATCACCAGGATTGCGCACGGCCAGCGCCGGGGTTTCGCTGTTGGGTTGCAGATGGCAGGCGCTGCAATGCGTGTCGAACGCGATCGGCTCGAAATGCCGGCCGTCAGGCCGGGGATTGTGGCAATACAAACACGCGCGCTCGCGATCGGTCAATTGCTCGCGTTTCGCCACTTCCGCCACGTGCCGAATGTGCGTGAAGCGCAGCGTCGAATCATCCGCCGCCGGCGGCGCGATGAAATCGAATTGCGGGTGGCTGCGATTGAACGAGCCGAATTCGTGGCAGGGCAGGCAGCGATCATCCGCGACCCCGGTGAGTTTGGCTTCGCGGCCGTCATGTTCTTGATGACAGCCGGCGCATTCCTGCTCCTGCGCGCCGGCAGTGATCCGGCGCGGATCCGCCGAACGGTAGATTTCATGCGCCGCGAAGGAATACACGCCCAGCGTGTCCCCGGTTTTCTCATGGCAGACTGAGCATTTTGCGCTGGTCGCCGTTTGAAACGGCTCGTGGCACGCGCGGCAATCGGTTTCGAACTTGGCATGGCCGGAGGAGACCGGGCCGCTGGCGATGAACTGGTTTTGCAGCAGCAACGCGTCGACGGCGTAGTAGGCCAGCACGCACAATCCGCCTAGGCCGCCGAGCGCCACCAGCACGCGCCGCGCCTCCGGCAGGACATAGCGCTGCGCCAGCGAGAGTTTGAGAGTGCCGAAAAATCCCTTGTTGCCTTCTGCCTTTGCCACGGTAATCCGATTCGTTCTGCGCCCGAGAGCAGCGTTCAATAGTACCACACGGCGAACACATGCAGCGCCACCAGCACCAGCAGCACCAGCGAAGCTGGCACGTGCAAATAGAGCCACCAGCGCAGTGCGCGCTGCAGGGTGAAATGCGCGTCGATCTCGAGTTTGGCGCGGTAATACGATTCCAGCTCGTACAGCTTGTGCTGTTCCTCCGCCGGCAGCAAGCGGCGGACATACTCGAACTTTTTGACGCGCGCCTGAATGCCGCCGGTGATGTCGAGGTAGTAGATCCAGCGCGGCTGCGGCGCGGCCAGTGCCAGCGCGATTTGGTCGCGATAGAAATCCTGCACCGGCTCGGTGCAGGTTTGCATCAGGGCCGCCGCCTTTGCGCTGATTTCCGCGATCAACTCGGGGATGCGTTCATACACCACTTCCAGCGCCAGGCCCGAGCTGAGCAGGCGCGGCAGCCATTTTTGCAGCAGCACGCCGGCCGCGCCGCTCACGGTTACCCAAATGCTCAAACTCCACATCCACCACGCCAGCCGGCCGTGCGGCAATTGAAAACCGGTGTGCATGAACACCAACACCAGAAACAGGGTGCCGCCGTAGAGATGAAACTGCAGCCAGGTTTGCGCCGCGCCCCAGCGCTGCCGCAACGCGGTCTGGGCTAACCGCCGCCGCATGCTGAACAAGGCTGCGCCCAGCATCAACACGGCGGCGGCGGTGCCGTACGATATTCCCCAAAGACTCTGCGGCGCAATGTCGCTCACCACGGCATTCACGATAAACACCAGGCCGCACGCGGCCAGCGCGATCAGGAACAGCCGCGCTTCCTTTGGAATCGCGCGCCAGAGCTGGCTCAGCCGGCGGCGCGGCGTTGGTTTCTTTTTGTCCGGTGCGAGGGATGATTTCTCCGGCATAGCTTTAAAGGTTGAATGAAGCACAAGAGGAATCGTTGCGAAGCAGGCAATCATTGAAAGCGGGAGTTCGGCAGTCCGTTTTTTTGCTGCCGCTGGCGGGCAGGGGAGCTTCCAATGCGAACTTTGCCCGGCAACACGAGGCAAAATTCAAATGCAGCGCGTTGGCGGCAGGCTCATTCACGGCTGTAACTGACCGTTTCGTAATTGAGCTTGCCGGCGGCCGTGCCTGAGCGCAAGTGTTTGAATAACTCAAACGCCTGCTCATGTAGCACGCCTATCTTCGCAAAACAGGTGCCAGCAAGTGTAAGGGCAGCGGGTGGGAAACAAAAAGCCCCGCCGGCAGCGGGGCTGGTGAGCAGCAGTCGGTTTTGATCGACAGTCTATATCGTGTCCGTCCGAAAACGCCACCGCCTGGGCGCTTCATCATGAGCATGAGCGCGCCTTATTCGGCTCAGACACATCTCAGGGCCAAGCGCCCGGGCGGTTTCCTTCTTTCTGAACGGACACTATTTCACGAGGACCAGCTTTTGCGTGGCTTGAAAACCGCCCGCAGTCATGTGCAGCAGATAGACGCCGGCGGGCAGTAACCGGCCGTTGTCATCGCGGCCCTCCCAGGAGGCTTGATGAGCGCCGGCTGGTTTTTCCGCACGCAACAGGTGGCGCACGCGCCGGCCCATCACGTCATAGATCACCAAATCAACCACGCTCAGGCGGGCGGTTTGAAACATGATGCGACCCGGCGTTGCTGCGGCGCGCAGCGGATTGGGAAAGACCTGCGCGAGCTGGAATTGCGCCGGCAGATGGCCGGCAGGCGCGTGCACCGCCGTGGTGAGCAAGTCGATTTGCCATTCGGCTGAAATGGCATGCGTGCCGTCGCTGACTTCGACGCGCACCGTGTGCCGGCCCTCGGCATAGAAGAACGCCACCCAGGCAAAATCTTGCGCGAACGAAACCGAGAAGTTATCGACAAACCAGGTGTAACTCAGCGGATCGTTGTCGGTATCGATGGCGCTGGCGGAAAAACGAATCGTATCCTGCCGGGAAGCGGCCAGCGGCGGGCTGACCGGCGGCGCGACATTGACCCAAACCGGCGGATTGTTGCCGGCGAGCGGCACATCGCGCGTGGGTTCGAGATCGAAACCGTTGAGCGGCGAAACTTCCTGCTCGGTTGGTTGGGCAACGCCGAAATAGTTGTGACTGGCTTTGATTTTCGGCGCGCTGTGCGAGCGCAGGAGCTGGCGGCCGGTGTTGCCGCCGGTGTTGCCGAAGATGTCATTGCCGCGGCCACTCTCGCCGCCGATCACCGGCAAGGCCGCGCCGGTGCAATAGATCGCGCCGCCCAGCGTGGTGGCCTCGGTGTGATTCTGTGTGATGCGGCAGCCGCTGATTTGCACGCTGGAATTATCCAGGTACATCGCCGAGCCCAGTGCCGGCGAATGGTTGTTCGCGATCGTGCAAGCCAGAATTTCGCCGCTGCTGTTCTGCAGATAAATCGCTGCGCCGCTGCCGCGATTTTGCGTGAAGCGGCATTGGCTGAGATAAAGCTGCGTGACCGCCATGCTCGCCAGCCCGGCGCCGAAGGCTGGCGTCGTGTTGTCACGCCAATGCACGCCGACCAGGCGAATGGCGCGGCTGTTCTCCAGCCGCAAACCGGCGCCGTTTTCGGCCGGCTGTTCCGCGGCGAGGCTGGCGCCCGCTGCCAGAGTGAGCTGCCGGATTTCGACGCTGTCCGCCTCGACAACTTCCAGCAGGCGGCTGGCAGCGCCGCCGTTGATGATCACACTGTCGGCATGACTGCCCGCCAGCACGACGCGGCTGGGCAAGCGCACCGGCAAAACCTCGCCGGTTGATTTGCGCGAATAAACGCCGTTGGCCAGGCTGAGGGTGAAGCGATCCCCGGGCAGCGCAACGAACAATCGCAACGCGCGGCCGAGCGTGCGCAACGGATTTTTTGCGGAGGGCGCGCGATTGTCATCCGAGCCGTTGGGCGAAAGATAGAGCGTGCGCTCGGCGCTCGGCAGAATGATGCTGGTGCGGCGAAACTCGGAGACATTGAAGCCGGCGAGGCTGCTCACCTGCGCCTCGTCCGGCCGCGCGCCGAAGAAATTGCAGCGGGCTTCGTTGGGCGTGATGCGGTTCGGGCCGGCCAGCGCTTTGCCGTTGCCCGGTGCGCGGTTGCCATAAAGATCGTTGCCGTTCTCCGGCGTGCCGCCGATCACCGCGTTGGCCTCGGCTGCGATGAAGAGAGCGCCGCCGCTCAGCGTCGCGCTGTTGTCGATGATGGTATTGCGGAAGAACTGCGCCGTCCCGCTGGCCAACGCCGCGCCGCCGCCTTGTTCCGCTTGATTGCCGGCCAGGTAGTTGGCGTGCAAGTAGGCGAGTTTCATTTTGCTGAAATAAAGACCGCCGCCGCTGGCGACAGCCTGGTTGCCGATGAATTCGCAATGGCGCAGGGCAACGCTGTCACCCTCCATATGCAGGCCGCCGCCGCGCAGTTGCGCCTGATTGCCGTCAAACTGCGTGAATTGAATCGTGGCCGGCTTGCAGCCGCGCAGCGCCAAACCGCCGCCCTGCACGGCCTCATTCTCCTGAAACCGGCAGCTATCGATCAACACCGTCGTCACCGAATCGAGCAGCACGCCGCCGCCGCGCTGCCCGCTCTTGCCGTGGCGCAGCATCATTTGCCGCAATGCCACTTGCTGCAGCTTGCGGCCTTCGAACAGGCGATGAATTCCGTCGCCGCGGATCACCGTCTGCTCGCGTCCGGCGCCGGTGAGGGTGAGATGACTTTCCAGCGCAAGCGGAAACGTTTCGCGGTTGGTGTCCGGCGCATACTGGCCGGGCAGAAGCTGCAGCGTCATCGGTGCTTCCGGTGTGCCGAAGAAAAGCTGCAGCGCCTCGGTCATGGTGCGCAGCGGCGCCTGCGGTGTGGCGCCGCTGGCCTCGTCGTCGCCGTTGGGCGAGACGTAGAGCGTGCGCGTGCCGCGCGGCAGCCGAATCGCCAGCGTGCGGTATTCCAGCAGCGAGAACTCATTCACCGGAACCGCCGTGCCGGCACCCGGCACCTCGCCCCAGAAGTTGTAACGGGCATCGACGGTCAAGCCCGGGGAAGTGCGCCACAATTGCGTGCCCTGGCCGGTCGTCGTGTTGCCGTAGAGGTCATTGCCGCGGCTGCGGCTCGCGCCGATCACCGGCTGCGAACCGCCGTCGAGCGCGATGGCGCCGCCGCCGGCCGTGGCATGATTTCGCCGAATGCGATTGCCGCTCACTTGCAGCCGCGCTTGCGCCAGGTGAAGCGCGCCGCCGGCTTCTGCGGTGTTGCCGGTGAAATCATTTTGTTCGAGCACGGCCGCGCTGCCGGAATCAGCCGCAAGGGCGCCGCCGCGCACCGCCTGGTTGTTGAGAAAAACATTCTGCACGACTTCCGTATCCTCGCCCAACAGCGCCAGCGCGCCGCCGCTGCCCGTGCTGTGATTTCCCCGAAACAGGCAGTTGGCAATGCGGTTGCCGGAACCGCCGATAATGGTGAAGCCTGCCCCGCGGCTGCCCTGATTGTTCTCCACCAGCAGTGAATCCAGCAGCAATCGTTCACAACCGCGTGCCACCAGCGCGCCCCGGCCGGCGTGGCGCAGCGTCACCGCCGTGAGGCGCGCGCCCACGACATTCATCGCTGCGACCAATTCCGACTGCAGCCAGTTCGCGCCCTCGATGAAAGTGGCCTCCTGGCCGGCGCCCAGCAGGCTGACGCGCGATTTCAAACGAATCGGGAAATTTTCGCCGGTGCTGGCAGTGCCGTAAATGCCCGGGCGCAGGTACAGGCGCATGGTATCAAGTTCAGTGGCGAAAAACTGGCTCTGCGCGTAGTTGATCGTGCGCCACGGCTGCGCGGCGCTGCCGTTGTTCTCGTCCGCGCCGGTGGGCGCAACGAAGAACGTCTTCGTGCCGAACGCCACGTTGATGGCGACATTGCGGGCATTGCCCAGATTGATCTGGGCCGTCGGTGCCGCCACTTTTTTGTCCGGCAACGCGCCCCAGAAATTGAAGCGGGCGTCGGCCGTGCTTTGTTTGTCGAGCAGAAAAAGCTGTGCCCCCTGCACGCCGCCGGTGTTTTCGTGAATGTCATTGCCAAGCTCGAATGCGCCGCCGATCACCGCGCCCACGGCATTGCTGAGCACGATGCCGCCG of the bacterium genome contains:
- a CDS encoding right-handed parallel beta-helix repeat-containing protein, translated to MALTLSFRRPLLPAIALLLAGVLAPAGAPRAFAAVDTVYVSLSGSDAQGDGSVAKPYRSLTVALQKTPSNAANPKVIKLSSGTFSAATTGEAFPLALRSWMTILGAGRNATILDAGQALHLFTGQQIQQAGLAGLCLQNGKATGAAAAGQGGGVWIKGFTNFTLRNCLIRDNTAAAAGGGLFISKGSGLTVQNCVLENNRALNGGAMYHDSSSASLITGTTLQHNRAGNLGGALYLAATAPTIQKCRIRWNGAEQSQQQGGGGIVLSNAVGAVIGGAFELGNDIHENTGGVQGAQLFLLDKQSTADARFNFWGALPDKKVAAPTAQINLGNARNVAINVAFGTKTFFVAPTGADENNGSAAQPWRTINYAQSQFFATELDTMRLYLRPGIYGTASTGENFPIRLKSRVSLLGAGQEATFIEGANWLQSELVAAMNVVGARLTAVTLRHAGRGALVARGCERLLLDSLLVENNQGSRGAGFTIIGGSGNRIANCLFRGNHSTGSGGALALLGEDTEVVQNVFLNNQAVRGGALAADSGSAAVLEQNDFTGNTAEAGGALHLAQARLQVSGNRIRRNHATAGGGAIALDGGSQPVIGASRSRGNDLYGNTTTGQGTQLWRTSPGLTVDARYNFWGEVPGAGTAVPVNEFSLLEYRTLAIRLPRGTRTLYVSPNGDDEASGATPQAPLRTMTEALQLFFGTPEAPMTLQLLPGQYAPDTNRETFPLALESHLTLTGAGREQTVIRGDGIHRLFEGRKLQQVALRQMMLRHGKSGQRGGGVLLDSVTTVLIDSCRFQENEAVQGGGLALRGCKPATIQFTQFDGNQAQLRGGGLHMEGDSVALRHCEFIGNQAVASGGGLYFSKMKLAYLHANYLAGNQAEQGGGAALASGTAQFFRNTIIDNSATLSGGALFIAAEANAVIGGTPENGNDLYGNRAPGNGKALAGPNRITPNEARCNFFGARPDEAQVSSLAGFNVSEFRRTSIILPSAERTLYLSPNGSDDNRAPSAKNPLRTLGRALRLFVALPGDRFTLSLANGVYSRKSTGEVLPVRLPSRVVLAGSHADSVIINGGAASRLLEVVEADSVEIRQLTLAAGASLAAEQPAENGAGLRLENSRAIRLVGVHWRDNTTPAFGAGLASMAVTQLYLSQCRFTQNRGSGAAIYLQNSSGEILACTIANNHSPALGSAMYLDNSSVQISGCRITQNHTEATTLGGAIYCTGAALPVIGGESGRGNDIFGNTGGNTGRQLLRSHSAPKIKASHNYFGVAQPTEQEVSPLNGFDLEPTRDVPLAGNNPPVWVNVAPPVSPPLAASRQDTIRFSASAIDTDNDPLSYTWFVDNFSVSFAQDFAWVAFFYAEGRHTVRVEVSDGTHAISAEWQIDLLTTAVHAPAGHLPAQFQLAQVFPNPLRAAATPGRIMFQTARLSVVDLVIYDVMGRRVRHLLRAEKPAGAHQASWEGRDDNGRLLPAGVYLLHMTAGGFQATQKLVLVK